TCGGCATCCGATCGTGCAACTGCCTCTTGCCGCGGATCAGGATTTCTCCAGCGCGCCAGTCGATGTCATCCAGTTCGATCGCTGTCACTTCCGGCGCACGAAGACCGAGACGGGCGATCAGCATCAGCATTGCATAGTTGCGCCGACCCGTTTTCTGGTGGTCGCGCACCACCTCAATGAGCCGGTTGACCTGTTCCGGCTCCAGATACCTCGGGATGCCGGTCGGTTTGGGCTGCCTGGCTTTCGGCACAGCATTGCTCAAGTTGCGCTCAGTCTTTCCGCTCCAGAACAGGAACTGGAAGAGGTTGCGAAGATGCGATGGGCCTGTCTTGTCCCGCGGCGCGTTTTGTTCCTTGCGCAACCAAAGTATGAACCCAGTGATGTCGTCTGGCTTGATGGTGTTCAAGTCACCCAGGCCAGAGCCGAACTTCGCAGTCAGGAACCGATCAAAGAACCGTAGGCAGTGATAAATTGTGTCCTCAGACAAGCCGCGCTGACTGCGAAGATAGGTTTCGTATTCCCGTTTCAGGCAGGCCCTCGGTGACATGTCGAGCGGCGGTTCTGAGCGCGGCGGTGCGCCTGCATTTTCAATGAGATAATCCCTGAACCGATTGATGCGGTACCGACAGTGCTTTTGGTCTCTCGCAGAAGCCGCACTGATGATCGACGTCGC
Above is a genomic segment from Sulfitobacter pacificus containing:
- a CDS encoding tyrosine-type recombinase/integrase; the encoded protein is MENDTHPDQTTRRKLKAGSHADRFALQIEAEGYGLRSIANYRTTAEALWAAMLEADVCPTELTDDRVDHLATSIISAASARDQKHCRYRINRFRDYLIENAGAPPRSEPPLDMSPRACLKREYETYLRSQRGLSEDTIYHCLRFFDRFLTAKFGSGLGDLNTIKPDDITGFILWLRKEQNAPRDKTGPSHLRNLFQFLFWSGKTERNLSNAVPKARQPKPTGIPRYLEPEQVNRLIEVVRDHQKTGRRNYAMLMLIARLGLRAPEVTAIELDDIDWRAGEILIRGKRQLHDRMPMSAEVGEAIVDYIKNERRGPDRALFVSVKPPFKRFKDAQILRWILRDAYDATGISPPQAYIGTHILRHSLATDMLRKGASLAEIGDVLRHRSAMTTTIYAQYDVAALRSISRPWPTSGDAQ